From the Thermodesulfobacteriota bacterium genome, the window CCAAATGGAAATACGCGCGTATTTACCCAAACCAGTAAGTTAGCCTATGGATTCTCCCTAGGCGATGTTGCAGGTTACTCATACAAATCGAATTTTAATTATGCCATAGAAAAAGGAGAAATCTTAAGGAGTTAACCATGAAGATTGCTATGCTATCGCCCATAGCTTGGCGCACACCACCCAGACATTACGGCCCATGGGAGAATGTGGTCTCCCTTCTGACAGAAGGACTGGTAGCTCGGGGAATCGATGTGACATTATTCGCTACTGGCGAATCACAAACCACGGGCCAACTAAAAAGCGTCTGCCCAATGGGTTATGAGGAAGACGGCACGATGGTGCCCAAGGTATGGGAATCTTTGCATATTTCTGAACTGTTTGAGCAAGGAGATGCCTTCGACCTAATTCACAACCATTTTGATTATCTGCCTCTGACATATTCTGGTATGACTTCAACACCGCTGGTGACCACTATCCATGGGTTCTCTTCCCCCAAAATTCTCCCGGTTTACAAAAAGTATAACGGTAAATGCTTTTATGTTGCCATTAGTGAGGCTGACAAGTCACCAGAGCTTGACTACGTCGCCACCATCCATCATGGCATCGACCTTGATCAGTTCACATTCAGGTCCGATCATGGTACATATTTGCTTTTTTTCGGTCGAATACACCCTGAGAAAGGTACCGCAGAATGCATAGAGGTGGCCCGGAGAACCGGCATGAAACTCATTATAGCGGGTATCATCCAGGACCAGGCCTATTTTGATACTAAAGTTAGCCCTTATTTAGATGATGACCGTATTACCTTTATTGGCGCCGCTGCGCCAGAAAAACGCAACAAGTTGCTGGGTGGCGCGTATGCCCTGTTACACCCCATCAGCTTTGATGAACCATTCGGACTTTCTGTGGTCGAATCTATGGCATGTGGTACTCCGGTACTTGCTTTTTCAAGGGGTAGCATGCCTGAAATTATCGCCCATGAGAAAACGGGGTTCCTAACCACTGACATTGACGGCATGGCCCAAGCTGTCAAACATGTCATGGATATTGACCGTCGCATGTGCCGTGATTGGGTAGATACACGCTTCAGTGTGAACCGAATGGTGTCGGATTATATTCGGGTGTATGAAACCATTATCGGTCAAAACAGGCGTCAGGACCACAGACCCTGGGGATATTATGAGATTTTATCCGACAAGCCCGATCACAAGGTCAAACGGATCACAGTCTACCCTGGGCAACGACTGAGTTACCAGCGCCATTTCAGACGTTCCGAGCACTGGTATGTACTTAGCGGCACAGCTGTGGTGACTAAAAATAACGAGGACATAGAGCGAATACCCGGCCAAGCCATCGATCTCCCTGTTGGGACATGGCACCGCGTACGTAACCCTGGATCGGACAACTTGGTATTAATTGAGGTGCAGACTGGAGATTACTTCGGAGAGGATGATATTGAAAGATCAGAAGATGACTATGGCAGAGTCTAACGGACAGAGCATTAGTTTTTGCATAAAATACCCCATACTGGGCTGACATGATGTGCCATGCCAGCTAGAAACCAACGCAGTTGGGTTTATGCTGATGTGACTAGACCAATGAACCTTCAAGGATAGTGAAAACACAATGAAATTGCAGAACTCTGTGACGTCCGTTGGGATTGTGCAACGATCAGGTGGATTAGAATTTCTCAAATCCCATAATCTTATTAGCCGAGATGAGGTGTCGAAATGAATAGTATTAATAAAAACCTCGTTGTCATTATTATGGCTGGTGGCGTCGGCACTCGGTTCTGGCCACTAAGCACGCATATGAGACCAAAACAATTCATTCAACTTTTTGATGACCGAAGCCTACTACAAAAAAGTTATGATCGAGTGCGGGGCTTCGTGCCGAATGAGCGCGTGATAGTGTTGACCAACCGGCAGTTCACGCCACTGGTCCGCGAACAACTTCCTCATATTCCGGAACA encodes:
- a CDS encoding glycosyltransferase, with the protein product MKIAMLSPIAWRTPPRHYGPWENVVSLLTEGLVARGIDVTLFATGESQTTGQLKSVCPMGYEEDGTMVPKVWESLHISELFEQGDAFDLIHNHFDYLPLTYSGMTSTPLVTTIHGFSSPKILPVYKKYNGKCFYVAISEADKSPELDYVATIHHGIDLDQFTFRSDHGTYLLFFGRIHPEKGTAECIEVARRTGMKLIIAGIIQDQAYFDTKVSPYLDDDRITFIGAAAPEKRNKLLGGAYALLHPISFDEPFGLSVVESMACGTPVLAFSRGSMPEIIAHEKTGFLTTDIDGMAQAVKHVMDIDRRMCRDWVDTRFSVNRMVSDYIRVYETIIGQNRRQDHRPWGYYEILSDKPDHKVKRITVYPGQRLSYQRHFRRSEHWYVLSGTAVVTKNNEDIERIPGQAIDLPVGTWHRVRNPGSDNLVLIEVQTGDYFGEDDIERSEDDYGRV